A stretch of the Lolium perenne isolate Kyuss_39 chromosome 3, Kyuss_2.0, whole genome shotgun sequence genome encodes the following:
- the LOC127342257 gene encoding MFS18 protein, with protein sequence MEMSTKVVAVLVLAVLAAASTEARNIKTTEAASKDAVLQPTTFPPFDRFGSASPAFGGMPGFSLPGSSGATPGLGGIGSMPFLGGSSPGLGGSPGLGGFGRMPGSPAGASVDEHAQKP encoded by the coding sequence ATGGAGATGTCTACCAAGGTGGTGGCGGTGCTCGTCCTCGCCGTGCTGGCGGCGGCCTCGACCGAGGCGAGGAACATCAAGACGACGGAGGCGGCCAGCAAGGACGCGGTCCTGCAGCCGACGACCTTCCCGCCCTTCGACCGCTTCGGCAGCGCGTCCCCGGCGTTCGGCGGCATGCCCGGGTTCAGCCTCCCCGGCAGCAGCGGCGCCACCCCGGGCCTCGGCGGCATCGGCAGCATGCCCTTCCTCGGCGGCTCTTCCCCAGGACTCGGCGGCTCACCGGGCCTCGGCGGCTTTGGCCGCATGCCGGGCTCCCCCGCCGGCGCCTCCGTCGACGAGCACGCCCAGAAGCCCTGA